Proteins from a single region of Sinorhizobium meliloti:
- a CDS encoding Eco57I restriction-modification methylase domain-containing protein, with protein sequence MNYYARADETTEWLNYLQPEGLVVGPNVLRDKGLTPIRQTPFDTEEAAGALGLSSDAVREEDRHFVLHDPWTFLERILGWPARLVAGSPDGPEVPADLGRIVPEHETLLAPDMTVLWNKDTGEGLPAQLLVLLHPTLDPDGRQQFGDDEWEASPHQRLERLLRETGIGVGVLIARNTLRLVHAPRGETAGWISWPLAALGRVEGRPMLAGLKLCLGREALFTGAPEARLRVLLKESREAQNEVSEKLSGQVLGALHELLRGIHRADPDRIEALAENDSHHLYEGLLTCLMRLVFLLYAEDRDLLPSSADPQLKTLWEGAYSIKTLYSKLLTDEALNPDTMDERRGGWGQLLAVFRTIHEGHGDWVQRRGGKLFDPDIFPFLEGRDKGSAREDAKVLAVSDRCILRILHGLMTVEARSLAGEKIRERLSYRSLDVESIGSVYETVMGFTALRATEEMVALKDEKKLPTFIGLESLLAQKAGDRQKWLKERAITLSMKQMKAMKEATDTGSLLEGFGSAIDERASPKGHLLGAGAPYLQPTEERRRSGSHYTPRSLTEPIVRHALEPAFERIGSNASPEAVLSLKVCDPACGSGAFLVEACRQLGARLEQAWDIHKEEKPAIPPDEDEATHARRLVAQRCLYGVDRNPMAVDLARLSLWLATLAREHEFSFLDHALKAGDSLVGLTQREIAAANWDASKPGLPLFRNLIKEAVEKALQGREAIRNAPDDVTRAIQESRHRRVEHEVEDARTIGDAVVAAFFSADKAKAREVERQRVESWITSSLNPKWDELRTKARTFRAGKGWRPFHWEIEFPEVFNREKPGFDAIIGNPPFAGKNTISAASGSRYLPWLQNLHEGAHGNADLVAHFFRRAFNLLREGGSFGLIATNTIGQGDTRATGLATILNHGGNIFRVTKRFQWPNEGAAVIVSIVHVGKGKARSPVLDGRQVDRISAYLVAGQNDEAPARLKANEGKAFQGAILLGMGFTFDDAAAAKGETEPLAEMDRLIANDTRNAERIRTYLGGEEVNNSPMHAHHRYTIDFEEFPLRRDAKLPRWWDSKPQDRAAFLRSGIVPADYPEPVAADWPDLLAIVEARVKPQRMKQSDEGGRKYWWRFLRRRGELNEAVAERSHVLTILFTAPHLGVSRIPSGGVFANTLNIFAYDNFSPFAALQSRVHEIWARFFSSSMKDDLRYAPSDCFETFPFPPGYETDETLERVGKTYHDHRAALMIEADEGMTKTYNHFHKESERGTPIARLRELHDEMDRAVLRAYGWDDLAGEVRAEFLTEESEDDHTYQGRYFWPSEQRDKVLSRLLALNAERHAEEVKRGIAPKGKARIDEVEDEENAI encoded by the coding sequence ATGAATTACTACGCACGCGCTGACGAAACTACCGAATGGCTCAACTACCTCCAGCCCGAAGGGCTGGTAGTCGGGCCGAATGTGCTCAGGGACAAGGGGCTGACGCCGATCCGGCAGACCCCGTTTGACACCGAGGAGGCTGCGGGCGCGCTTGGTCTGTCGTCAGATGCGGTTCGCGAAGAGGACAGGCATTTTGTCCTTCACGATCCCTGGACATTCCTTGAGCGGATTCTTGGCTGGCCGGCTAGACTGGTCGCCGGCAGTCCCGATGGCCCAGAGGTGCCTGCCGATCTCGGCCGGATTGTGCCGGAACATGAGACACTCCTTGCGCCTGACATGACGGTGTTGTGGAACAAGGACACCGGGGAAGGCCTGCCGGCCCAGCTGCTCGTCTTGCTACATCCGACTCTTGATCCCGATGGCCGACAGCAGTTTGGCGACGATGAATGGGAGGCGAGTCCCCATCAGCGTCTCGAGCGCCTGCTCCGTGAAACAGGGATAGGCGTCGGCGTGCTGATTGCCCGCAACACGCTAAGGCTGGTTCACGCGCCGCGCGGCGAGACGGCAGGCTGGATTTCCTGGCCCCTCGCCGCCCTGGGTCGCGTCGAAGGTCGGCCGATGTTGGCCGGCCTGAAACTCTGCCTCGGCCGAGAGGCTCTGTTCACCGGTGCGCCGGAAGCGCGGCTGCGAGTTTTGCTCAAGGAGTCCCGGGAGGCACAGAACGAGGTATCGGAAAAGCTTTCCGGACAGGTACTTGGCGCACTTCATGAGTTGCTTCGCGGCATCCATCGCGCCGATCCGGACCGGATCGAGGCGCTGGCCGAGAACGACTCCCATCACCTCTATGAAGGCCTTCTGACCTGCCTGATGCGGCTGGTCTTCCTGCTCTATGCCGAGGATCGCGACTTGTTGCCATCCTCCGCTGACCCGCAGTTGAAGACGCTGTGGGAAGGGGCCTATTCGATCAAGACGCTTTATTCCAAGCTGCTCACCGACGAGGCGTTGAACCCCGACACGATGGACGAGCGGCGCGGCGGCTGGGGGCAGCTTCTCGCCGTGTTCCGCACCATCCATGAAGGGCATGGCGACTGGGTCCAACGGCGTGGCGGCAAACTCTTTGATCCCGACATCTTCCCGTTTCTGGAAGGACGCGACAAAGGAAGCGCCCGCGAGGACGCGAAGGTCCTGGCGGTGTCGGACAGATGCATCCTGCGCATTCTCCACGGGCTTATGACGGTCGAGGCGCGCAGCCTCGCCGGCGAGAAAATTCGTGAGCGGCTCTCCTATCGCTCGCTCGACGTCGAAAGCATCGGCTCTGTCTACGAGACGGTCATGGGCTTCACCGCCCTTCGCGCCACCGAAGAGATGGTTGCGCTCAAGGACGAGAAGAAGCTTCCCACCTTCATCGGCCTCGAAAGCCTTTTGGCACAGAAGGCCGGAGACAGGCAGAAATGGCTGAAAGAGCGTGCCATCACACTGTCGATGAAACAGATGAAGGCGATGAAGGAGGCAACTGACACCGGCAGTCTGTTGGAAGGTTTCGGCTCAGCCATCGATGAGCGCGCCTCGCCCAAAGGCCATCTGCTTGGTGCCGGCGCACCCTATCTGCAGCCAACTGAAGAGCGCCGCCGCTCTGGGTCGCATTATACGCCACGGTCACTCACCGAGCCTATTGTGCGACATGCGCTGGAGCCCGCCTTCGAGCGCATCGGATCGAACGCCTCACCTGAGGCGGTGCTTTCGCTCAAGGTCTGCGACCCCGCCTGCGGCTCCGGAGCCTTCCTCGTTGAGGCCTGCCGCCAGCTTGGCGCGCGGCTCGAACAGGCTTGGGACATCCACAAGGAAGAAAAGCCGGCCATTCCGCCGGACGAGGACGAGGCGACGCATGCGCGGAGGCTCGTGGCGCAGCGATGCCTTTATGGAGTCGATCGCAATCCGATGGCGGTCGATCTAGCGCGCCTGTCGTTGTGGTTGGCGACGCTGGCTCGTGAGCACGAATTCAGTTTCTTGGATCATGCGCTGAAGGCCGGTGACAGCCTAGTGGGGCTGACGCAGCGGGAGATCGCTGCTGCCAATTGGGATGCGTCAAAGCCCGGCCTGCCCTTGTTTCGTAATCTGATCAAGGAGGCCGTCGAAAAGGCATTGCAGGGCCGTGAGGCGATCCGAAATGCGCCAGACGATGTCACCCGCGCCATTCAAGAATCGCGTCATCGACGCGTGGAGCACGAGGTCGAGGATGCGCGCACAATAGGCGATGCGGTGGTCGCCGCTTTCTTCTCGGCCGACAAGGCTAAGGCCCGGGAGGTCGAGCGGCAGAGGGTGGAGAGCTGGATCACCTCTTCACTGAACCCGAAATGGGACGAACTGCGCACGAAGGCACGTACCTTCCGAGCGGGAAAGGGCTGGCGGCCCTTCCACTGGGAGATTGAGTTTCCTGAAGTGTTCAACCGGGAAAAGCCGGGCTTCGACGCCATCATTGGAAACCCGCCCTTTGCCGGGAAGAACACGATCAGTGCTGCCTCCGGCTCGCGCTATCTTCCGTGGCTACAAAACCTGCACGAAGGCGCGCACGGCAATGCCGACCTTGTGGCGCATTTCTTCCGGCGTGCCTTCAATCTTTTGCGTGAGGGTGGTTCATTCGGCCTGATAGCCACCAACACCATTGGCCAGGGCGACACGCGCGCGACCGGATTGGCGACCATCCTTAATCACGGCGGCAACATCTTTCGTGTGACTAAGCGCTTTCAGTGGCCGAACGAGGGGGCGGCGGTCATTGTCTCAATCGTGCATGTTGGCAAAGGCAAGGCCCGCTCGCCGGTTCTGGATGGGCGGCAGGTCGACCGCATCTCGGCTTATCTCGTAGCTGGTCAAAATGACGAAGCGCCCGCAAGGCTGAAAGCCAATGAGGGGAAAGCCTTCCAAGGCGCGATTTTGCTTGGGATGGGCTTTACGTTCGATGACGCAGCGGCTGCAAAGGGAGAGACGGAGCCACTTGCCGAAATGGACCGATTGATCGCCAATGACACACGTAACGCAGAACGTATCAGGACCTATTTGGGAGGTGAGGAAGTAAATAACTCCCCAATGCATGCGCATCACCGCTACACAATTGATTTCGAAGAGTTTCCTCTTCGGCGTGACGCAAAGCTGCCTCGCTGGTGGGATTCCAAACCTCAAGACAGAGCGGCATTTCTTCGGTCGGGCATTGTGCCTGCAGACTACCCTGAGCCTGTCGCCGCCGATTGGCCGGACCTGCTTGCAATTGTCGAAGCGCGGGTGAAGCCACAGCGTATGAAACAGAGTGATGAAGGGGGACGAAAATATTGGTGGCGCTTTCTCCGACGTCGAGGAGAGTTAAATGAAGCGGTTGCCGAGCGATCACATGTACTGACAATACTCTTCACGGCTCCCCATCTGGGAGTGTCGCGTATTCCTTCCGGTGGTGTATTCGCGAACACGCTGAATATTTTCGCCTACGACAATTTCTCACCATTCGCCGCCCTCCAGTCCCGTGTCCACGAAATCTGGGCGCGCTTCTTCTCGTCATCCATGAAAGACGATCTTCGCTATGCGCCGTCCGACTGCTTTGAGACCTTTCCCTTTCCCCCAGGCTACGAGACCGATGAAACGCTGGAGCGGGTTGGGAAAACCTATCACGATCACCGCGCGGCGCTCATGATCGAGGCCGACGAAGGGATGACCAAGACCTACAATCACTTCCACAAGGAAAGCGAACGTGGCACGCCCATCGCCCGATTGCGCGAACTGCATGACGAAATGGACCGCGCGGTTCTCCGCGCCTATGGCTGGGACGATCTGGCTGGGGAAGTGAGGGCCGAGTTCCTGACTGAGGAAAGCGAGGACGACCACACCTATCAGGGCCGCTATTTCTGGCCGTCCGAGCAGCGCGACAAGGTTCTTTCTCGCCTCTTGGCGCTCAATGCCGAACGTCATGCCGAGGAGGTCAAACGGGGCATCGCGCCGAAGGGCAAAGCCCGGATCGATGAGGTTGAGGATGAGGAAAACGCGATTTGA
- a CDS encoding Mu transposase C-terminal domain-containing protein yields the protein MSDPLPDEVDEALWDEACRRADAVREFLKSRPGKMTAGDVALLATELEISRATAYRLIKLFRAGGTVMSLVDRKRGRPEGHRVLDDQREEIIRTTISRYYLTRNRPTVSQLVRDVQTNSMSAGLKPPHRRTIKARLEDIDLQKRAKRRGEDKIVKETQAVPGVFAASRPLQVVQVDHTKADIFVVDEETRQPIGRPWLTLAMDVCSRMVTGFYLTMDAPSRLSTSLCLLHSVFDKSAWLREREITEAWPVAGLPETLHVDNGADFRSRAFKRGCQDAGIAIEWRPPAEPRFGGHIERLIGTQMGKLHLLPGTTFSNAQELGEYDSKRHSALTLRELERYIALDIVGSYHQSIHSTLGRPPIAVWKEHENEIPLRLPQDRMRFWLTFLPEQERTLRPTGIHLFGLRYWSAALSADVGRSNRRLLVKYDPRDMARIFVRRPSGNFVEARYADLTLPSVTLHEAVAARRALLARGRQEINTRAIVGTAVAQRELVDAATKKTAAVRRGAGQPKTNVDDRGWGSLRGIDSSKPVPFVEDTE from the coding sequence ATGAGTGACCCACTCCCCGACGAGGTCGACGAAGCGCTTTGGGATGAAGCGTGCCGACGCGCAGACGCGGTTCGGGAATTCCTGAAGAGTCGGCCTGGCAAAATGACAGCCGGAGATGTGGCACTGCTTGCGACCGAGCTCGAAATCAGTCGAGCGACCGCGTACCGCCTTATCAAATTGTTTCGAGCCGGTGGCACGGTCATGTCGTTGGTGGATCGCAAACGCGGTCGACCGGAGGGCCACCGGGTGTTGGATGACCAGCGGGAAGAGATCATCCGCACGACCATCAGCCGTTACTACCTGACGCGAAACCGTCCGACCGTTTCACAGTTGGTCCGGGATGTCCAAACGAACTCCATGTCGGCCGGGCTCAAGCCGCCGCATCGCCGAACGATCAAGGCTCGTCTCGAAGACATCGATCTGCAGAAACGCGCCAAACGCCGTGGCGAAGATAAGATCGTGAAGGAGACACAGGCCGTTCCCGGGGTATTTGCCGCCTCCCGACCTTTGCAGGTCGTTCAGGTCGATCATACGAAAGCGGATATCTTTGTCGTTGACGAGGAAACCCGCCAGCCGATCGGCCGGCCCTGGCTGACGCTGGCGATGGATGTCTGCAGCCGAATGGTGACGGGATTCTACCTAACGATGGACGCGCCTTCCCGGTTGTCGACAAGTCTGTGCCTGCTGCACTCGGTCTTCGACAAGTCGGCTTGGTTGCGAGAACGCGAGATCACCGAAGCGTGGCCCGTCGCCGGCCTGCCGGAAACACTTCACGTCGACAACGGCGCCGACTTCAGGAGCCGTGCTTTCAAGAGAGGGTGCCAGGATGCTGGCATCGCGATCGAATGGCGTCCGCCGGCTGAGCCGCGCTTCGGCGGCCATATCGAACGTCTGATCGGCACCCAGATGGGAAAACTCCACCTGCTGCCCGGCACGACGTTCAGCAATGCGCAGGAACTCGGCGAATACGATTCGAAGCGGCATTCGGCGCTCACTTTGCGCGAACTCGAGCGCTACATCGCCCTCGACATTGTCGGCTCGTACCATCAGTCGATCCACAGCACCTTGGGCCGCCCGCCAATTGCCGTCTGGAAGGAGCACGAGAACGAGATTCCGCTGCGCCTGCCGCAAGATCGGATGCGTTTCTGGCTGACGTTCCTGCCCGAGCAGGAGCGCACCCTGCGGCCAACCGGCATTCATCTCTTTGGTCTGCGCTACTGGTCAGCTGCGCTTAGCGCCGACGTCGGTCGCTCGAACCGGCGCCTGCTCGTCAAATACGACCCGCGGGACATGGCCCGTATCTTCGTGCGGCGACCTTCGGGAAACTTCGTGGAAGCCCGCTATGCTGATCTGACCCTGCCTTCAGTGACACTGCATGAAGCCGTGGCGGCACGTCGCGCACTGTTGGCGAGAGGGCGACAGGAAATCAACACCCGCGCGATCGTGGGCACTGCGGTCGCGCAGCGCGAATTGGTGGATGCAGCAACCAAGAAGACGGCAGCCGTACGACGCGGCGCAGGACAGCCAAAAACGAACGTGGATGATCGGGGCTGGGGCTCGCTTCGCGGCATCGACTCCAGCAAACCTGTGCCCTTTGTCGAGGACACGGAGTGA
- the drmA gene encoding DISARM system helicase DrmA, with protein MSSNTTTTSLQDALSILPKPTTPVEVRDRLLDLLRRDLVGPHPDLDPDLKAEIISGTSPSTWYLTGFLAPRRKDAKDKRAEKIFGEAVQEEQAEAQLDALRSSEGMEQGAPGPGTAADDGASERPPMRSFTPSSLGLTVLLPRTVTKLAARVTWGDYVTEPPLDAVVFMPEERERALEAKEPVKEPQKNSLDWRRIPREERLEIDLRSIMNGVPHRIIVPGSAAPQVPGGGLELVVTIRPAQTAGIDGVRDDVLAVSVFLVNSRPETLRRFGDVALCFQARLELTAAEGFAARDDRASYDATDFDERLADLHYRDVYSFAVGHNTSADWAAPDEKGRVTTVFTNPIPCQEVEKLGADISPAGIERGMEALETAAADVVTLKAALSNLPVEYAKWASEQDKNIANISGARRQDVARECLKNIREACRRIEGGIAKLLNDPVSREAFQIMNKVMARANRQRGATIDGKTPAEQKAPSWRLFQLAFILLNLEGLADPTHEDRPIVDLLFFPTGGGKTEAYLGLAAFAIARRRLNNPGLEGAGLSVVMRYTLRLLTLDQLQRAAGLVCALELERKASGNLGNWPIEIGLWVGGAATPNSLGDAKNKHEGTAVYWVEQHRSRNGPAPAPMKNCPWCGERFEKTSFNLHPTLSSPQRLDIRCQNIDCEFNGEDRLPIVVVDDEIYRRLPAFMIATVDKFANVPWEGRAGAFFGNVDRAEATGFYGAAEPGGTKLSQELRPIDLIIQDELHLISGPLGTIAGLYETAFDLLASRNINERRRGPKIVASTATVRRAETQIRNLFGRSKTAIFPPPGIGRDDSFFAKVDSETPSRVYAGIASPGRGPKLVFLRTLQTILAGSAALSTGAKDDPADPYLTVLCYFNALRELGGARRIVDDEVRSHLTSYGSTRVRKEPSGNPFSDRNLRDIQELTSRYSTDQVSEARTRLGYDVREKSAVDVALATNMISVGLDIGRLGLMVVQGQPKTAAEYIQATSRVGREAKKPGLVITLLNIHKPRDRTHYEQFRAFHMSFYRAVEATSVTPFSPRALDRALAATFVAAARHVEPDLTPNIAAERIASNAAAYGRVRLTVEEKMKTAKLEQQLIDRCMARLDELRDEWATIADRQTRNGEVFTYAKAEPVKRLLQEPLEQQPGNKLFIAARSMRDTEPVALLKLRRPDGRVFS; from the coding sequence ATGTCGAGCAATACGACCACGACATCGTTGCAAGATGCGCTCAGCATCCTCCCCAAGCCGACAACGCCCGTCGAGGTTCGCGACAGGTTGCTCGACCTCTTGCGACGTGATCTCGTCGGGCCGCATCCGGACCTCGATCCAGACCTCAAAGCGGAAATTATTTCCGGCACCAGCCCGTCGACCTGGTATCTGACCGGCTTTCTCGCGCCGCGACGCAAGGACGCGAAAGACAAGCGTGCGGAGAAGATTTTCGGCGAGGCGGTCCAAGAGGAGCAGGCAGAGGCGCAGCTCGATGCACTTCGGTCCAGCGAGGGCATGGAACAGGGGGCGCCTGGTCCGGGCACCGCCGCCGATGACGGCGCGAGCGAGCGGCCGCCGATGAGATCATTCACCCCGTCGTCACTCGGGCTGACCGTCCTCCTGCCACGTACGGTGACCAAGCTTGCGGCACGCGTCACCTGGGGGGACTATGTGACCGAGCCGCCGCTCGACGCAGTCGTGTTCATGCCCGAGGAGCGCGAGAGGGCGCTGGAAGCGAAAGAGCCGGTGAAGGAGCCGCAGAAAAATTCGCTCGACTGGCGCAGGATACCACGTGAGGAGCGGTTGGAGATCGATCTCCGCAGCATCATGAATGGTGTGCCGCATCGCATCATCGTTCCAGGAAGCGCCGCGCCGCAAGTGCCGGGTGGCGGGCTGGAACTCGTTGTTACCATTCGGCCGGCACAAACCGCCGGCATCGACGGCGTCCGCGACGACGTGCTCGCCGTGTCGGTCTTTCTTGTTAACTCCCGTCCGGAGACGCTTCGCCGTTTCGGCGATGTCGCGCTCTGCTTCCAGGCACGGCTGGAGCTGACGGCGGCGGAAGGTTTTGCCGCGCGCGACGACCGCGCCTCCTATGATGCGACCGATTTCGACGAGCGACTCGCCGATCTCCACTATCGCGATGTCTATTCCTTCGCTGTAGGCCACAACACCTCGGCAGACTGGGCCGCTCCCGACGAAAAAGGGCGTGTCACCACGGTCTTCACCAATCCGATCCCATGCCAGGAGGTCGAGAAGCTCGGAGCTGACATATCACCAGCAGGTATCGAGCGCGGCATGGAGGCGCTTGAGACCGCTGCCGCGGATGTCGTTACGCTCAAGGCCGCGCTTTCGAACCTGCCAGTCGAATATGCCAAATGGGCTTCAGAGCAGGACAAGAATATTGCGAACATTTCCGGAGCGCGCAGACAGGACGTCGCACGCGAATGCTTGAAGAACATTCGTGAAGCCTGCCGGCGGATCGAAGGTGGCATCGCGAAGCTTCTAAATGATCCAGTAAGCCGTGAGGCCTTTCAGATCATGAACAAGGTGATGGCGCGTGCAAACCGCCAGCGCGGCGCGACCATCGACGGCAAGACGCCTGCCGAGCAAAAAGCGCCGTCCTGGCGTCTGTTCCAGCTTGCCTTCATCCTTCTCAATCTTGAAGGTTTGGCTGATCCGACACATGAAGATCGCCCGATCGTCGACCTGCTCTTCTTCCCAACCGGCGGCGGTAAAACCGAGGCCTATCTCGGGCTTGCCGCCTTTGCAATTGCCCGGCGCAGATTGAACAATCCGGGTCTTGAGGGTGCAGGTCTATCGGTCGTGATGCGTTACACGCTGCGGCTTTTGACGCTCGACCAATTGCAGCGTGCGGCGGGTCTGGTCTGCGCGCTAGAATTAGAGCGCAAGGCTTCCGGCAACTTGGGCAACTGGCCGATCGAAATCGGCTTGTGGGTGGGTGGTGCCGCGACGCCGAACAGCCTGGGCGACGCTAAGAACAAGCACGAAGGCACTGCGGTCTATTGGGTCGAGCAACACCGATCTCGCAATGGTCCCGCGCCGGCTCCGATGAAAAACTGCCCTTGGTGTGGCGAGCGTTTCGAGAAAACGAGCTTCAATCTCCATCCGACCTTGTCTAGCCCGCAGCGCCTGGATATCCGTTGCCAGAACATCGACTGCGAGTTTAACGGGGAAGACCGACTGCCGATCGTCGTGGTCGATGACGAGATATACCGCCGCCTGCCGGCCTTTATGATCGCGACCGTTGACAAGTTCGCCAACGTCCCCTGGGAAGGCCGTGCCGGCGCGTTTTTCGGGAATGTAGATCGCGCCGAAGCCACTGGGTTCTACGGCGCTGCGGAGCCCGGCGGCACGAAGTTGTCGCAGGAACTTCGGCCGATAGACCTTATCATACAGGACGAATTACATCTTATTTCCGGCCCGCTTGGCACAATCGCCGGCCTTTACGAGACGGCTTTCGATCTCCTTGCCTCTCGAAACATCAACGAACGGCGTCGCGGTCCGAAGATCGTTGCTTCTACAGCGACCGTCCGACGGGCTGAAACCCAGATACGCAATCTCTTCGGTCGTTCGAAAACCGCGATCTTCCCGCCACCGGGCATCGGGAGAGATGACTCATTCTTTGCGAAAGTGGATAGCGAGACGCCGTCGCGTGTCTATGCCGGTATCGCATCTCCTGGACGCGGTCCGAAGCTCGTCTTCCTGCGTACCCTTCAGACAATCCTTGCCGGCTCGGCGGCCTTGTCGACCGGTGCGAAAGACGATCCCGCTGATCCTTATCTGACGGTTCTTTGCTATTTCAACGCGCTTCGCGAACTTGGCGGCGCACGCCGTATCGTTGACGACGAGGTGCGATCACATCTGACCAGCTACGGCAGTACAAGAGTCCGGAAGGAGCCGTCCGGCAACCCCTTCTCCGATAGAAATTTGCGTGACATTCAAGAGTTGACTTCCCGGTACAGTACCGATCAGGTCTCGGAAGCGAGAACGAGACTCGGCTATGACGTGCGAGAGAAGAGCGCCGTCGACGTCGCTCTTGCGACCAATATGATCTCCGTCGGTCTCGACATCGGTCGTCTCGGGCTCATGGTGGTGCAAGGACAGCCGAAAACTGCTGCCGAGTATATCCAGGCGACGTCGCGCGTTGGTCGTGAGGCGAAGAAGCCAGGCCTAGTCATCACGCTGCTCAACATCCACAAGCCGCGCGACCGTACGCACTACGAACAATTCCGTGCGTTTCACATGAGTTTCTACCGCGCCGTCGAAGCCACGAGTGTAACGCCGTTCTCACCGCGAGCGTTGGATCGGGCACTGGCGGCCACATTCGTTGCAGCGGCGCGCCATGTGGAGCCCGACCTTACGCCGAACATCGCGGCTGAGCGGATCGCGAGCAATGCGGCGGCCTACGGGCGCGTGAGGTTGACCGTCGAAGAAAAGATGAAGACGGCTAAGCTGGAACAACAGCTCATCGATCGGTGTATGGCCCGCCTTGACGAACTAAGAGACGAATGGGCGACTATCGCGGACCGACAGACCCGCAATGGCGAAGTCTTCACCTATGCGAAGGCCGAGCCTGTCAAGCGGTTGCTTCAGGAGCCGCTAGAGCAGCAACCTGGCAACAAGCTCTTCATTGCAGCACGCTCCATGCGTGACACGGAGCCCGTGGCGCTCCTCAAATTGCGGCGGCCCGACGGGCGTGTATTTTCATAA
- a CDS encoding XRE family transcriptional regulator has protein sequence MTTTIGARIKSLREQRRLSQEDLAEQFGFKDRQTLSAIETGDRKVAADELLRATQIFGVSIDYFTDPFMLAGEGSFSWRQTGVDGDRLRGYEESAGRLIAAFRTLARQTGREPPLIRPALSLSKQSSFDDASAAGERFAAEFDLGNVPARRLADVMAEKLGILVLMVDPIEGVSGAACRLPELDVVLINRNEIAGRRHFDLAHELFHILTWEKMPPEHVEEIMPKKRSRVEQLADNFASALLMPGAVLDRFGEWGGLTEGKLVDRLNAVADELLVTSQALRWRLVGMGRLTRAQSDAISDDGLRNNGRAKPGKPEAPPLFSKPFVQIVAAALDEGQTSMRRIASILGLPIDDFAELFASHGVEAPYEL, from the coding sequence ATGACCACGACCATCGGTGCACGCATCAAATCACTGCGAGAGCAGCGAAGGCTGTCGCAGGAAGACTTGGCCGAGCAATTCGGTTTCAAGGATCGCCAAACGCTGTCGGCCATTGAAACCGGAGACCGCAAGGTCGCCGCGGATGAGCTATTGCGCGCCACCCAGATATTCGGCGTATCAATCGACTATTTCACCGATCCGTTCATGTTAGCCGGGGAAGGCAGTTTTTCTTGGCGGCAGACTGGAGTCGATGGCGACCGGCTGCGCGGCTACGAAGAGTCGGCCGGCCGTTTGATTGCGGCATTTCGCACGCTCGCACGCCAGACGGGTCGCGAGCCTCCGCTCATCCGGCCAGCGCTGAGTCTATCCAAGCAGTCGAGCTTTGACGACGCGAGTGCGGCCGGCGAACGCTTCGCGGCGGAATTTGATCTCGGAAACGTGCCTGCGCGCCGGCTGGCTGATGTCATGGCGGAAAAGCTTGGCATTCTTGTCTTGATGGTTGACCCGATCGAGGGTGTTTCGGGGGCGGCCTGTCGCCTGCCCGAGCTAGATGTTGTGCTCATCAATCGCAATGAGATCGCCGGGCGACGTCATTTCGATCTCGCTCATGAACTCTTTCACATCCTGACATGGGAGAAGATGCCGCCCGAGCATGTCGAGGAGATCATGCCGAAAAAGCGAAGCCGCGTCGAGCAACTGGCCGACAATTTCGCGTCGGCGCTCCTTATGCCCGGAGCCGTGTTGGATCGGTTTGGTGAATGGGGAGGTCTGACAGAAGGAAAATTGGTTGATCGCCTCAATGCGGTGGCAGACGAACTGCTGGTGACATCCCAGGCTCTGCGTTGGCGGCTCGTCGGCATGGGACGTCTGACCCGCGCCCAGAGCGACGCAATTTCCGATGACGGTCTTCGAAACAACGGGAGGGCGAAACCGGGGAAGCCAGAAGCCCCCCCATTGTTCTCCAAGCCATTTGTCCAGATTGTTGCTGCCGCGCTGGATGAGGGGCAGACCTCGATGCGCCGGATTGCCTCGATCCTCGGTCTCCCCATTGACGATTTTGCGGAGCTGTTTGCATCCCATGGCGTCGAAGCGCCTTACGAGTTGTGA